Proteins from a single region of Carassius gibelio isolate Cgi1373 ecotype wild population from Czech Republic chromosome A5, carGib1.2-hapl.c, whole genome shotgun sequence:
- the LOC127993125 gene encoding ADP-ribosylation factor-like protein 3, which produces MGLLSVLRRLKNSPEQEVRILLLGLDNAGKTTILKQLASEDISHITPTQGFNIKSVQSQGFKLNVWDIGGQRKIRPYWRNYFENTDLLIFVIDSSDRKRFDETAQELAELLDEEKLSMVPLLIFANKQDMMMAATAAEIAESLNLHTIRDRIWQIQPCSALTAEGVQDGMVWLCRNIPTRKK; this is translated from the exons ATG GGCCTGCTGTCGGTCTTAAGGAGACTGAAGAACTCTCCTGAGCAGGAGGTTCGAATCCTCCTGTTGGGTTTGGACAATGCAGGCAAGACCACCATACTGAAGCAGCTGGCATCAGAAGACATCAGCCACATTACACCTACACAG GGCTTCAACATAAAGAGTGTCCAGTCTCAAGGGTTCAAACTAAATGTCTGGGATATCGGTGGACAGCGGAAGATCAGACCTTACTGGAGGAACTACTTTGAGAACACAGATCTCCTG ATTTTCGTGATTGACAGCTCAGACAGAAAACGCTTTGATGAAACAGCACAG GAGTTGGCAGAGCTGCTAGATGAAGAGAAACTGAGCATGGTGCCCCTGTTAATCTTTGCAAACAAGCAGGACATGATGATGGCGGCGACAGCGGCAGAGATCGCAGAGAGCCTGAACCTGCACACCATACGAGACCGGATATGGCAGATCCAGCCCTGCTCCGCTCTCACTGCAGAGGGAgtccag GACGGGATGGTGTGGCTCTGCAGGAACATTCCCACCAGGAAGAAATGA